In a single window of the Luteibacter rhizovicinus DSM 16549 genome:
- the efp gene encoding elongation factor P, with translation MGMLGLNDVKTGKKIIHNGDPWIITEADFVKPGKGQAFTRIRIRNLKDGRTTEQTLKSSDSYEEADAVDTDAHFSYVEGTGNDREWIFMQSETFEQHRASLAAMGDAWKWLKGEEECVVTLFNGNIIAVQAPKFVELKITETDPGVRGDTSGGGGKPATLETGAVVRVPLFVNQDEVIKVDTRTGEYDSRVK, from the coding sequence ATGGGCATGCTTGGCCTCAACGACGTCAAAACGGGCAAGAAGATCATCCACAACGGCGATCCCTGGATCATCACCGAAGCGGACTTCGTCAAGCCGGGCAAGGGCCAGGCGTTCACCCGCATCCGTATCCGCAACCTCAAGGACGGCCGCACGACCGAGCAGACGCTCAAGTCGAGCGATTCGTACGAGGAAGCCGATGCCGTCGACACCGATGCCCACTTCTCGTACGTCGAGGGCACCGGCAACGATCGCGAGTGGATCTTCATGCAGAGCGAGACCTTCGAGCAGCACCGCGCCAGCCTCGCCGCCATGGGCGATGCCTGGAAGTGGTTGAAGGGCGAGGAAGAGTGCGTCGTCACCCTGTTCAACGGCAACATCATCGCCGTGCAGGCCCCGAAGTTCGTCGAACTCAAGATCACCGAGACCGACCCGGGCGTGCGTGGCGATACCTCGGGCGGCGGCGGCAAGCCGGCCACCCTGGAAACCGGCGCCGTGGTTCGCGTGCCGCTGTTCGTCAACCAGGACGAAGTCATCAAGGTCGATACGCGCACCGGCGAGTACGACAGCCGCGTCAAGTAA
- the epmB gene encoding EF-P beta-lysylation protein EpmB, with protein MITASPTSRLSSPVTGWRELWRDAITDAGELLEAVGLAYRTDLLPPDDAGFPLRVPRGFAARMRRGDPADPLLLQVLPRRAEHAVVEGFTVDAVGDMASRAGHGVLHKYDGRALLIASGSCAVNCRYCFRRHFPYGEEIAAAAQWREALAHVKADPSIRELILSGGDPLSLATHKLEELTRGLADMPHVIRLRIHTRLPVVLPERIDEAFTEWLAALPLQKVVVLHANHANEFDASVDAACARLRAAGATLLNQSVLLKEVNDDADTLVALCERSFAAGVLPYYLHQLDKVAGAAHFEVSDEHALELMEVLRGRLPGYLVPKLVRELQGDPSKRPVAEFAR; from the coding sequence ATGATAACCGCAAGCCCTACTTCCCGCCTATCGTCGCCCGTCACGGGCTGGCGCGAGCTATGGCGGGACGCCATCACGGATGCCGGCGAACTGCTGGAGGCCGTGGGCCTGGCCTACCGGACCGACCTTCTGCCGCCCGACGACGCGGGCTTCCCGCTGCGTGTGCCGCGAGGCTTTGCGGCCCGCATGCGGCGTGGCGACCCCGCCGACCCCTTGCTTCTGCAGGTGCTGCCGCGCCGGGCCGAGCATGCCGTCGTCGAGGGTTTCACGGTGGACGCGGTCGGCGACATGGCCTCGCGCGCCGGCCACGGTGTGCTCCACAAGTACGACGGCCGGGCGCTGCTCATCGCCAGTGGCAGTTGCGCGGTGAACTGCCGCTACTGTTTCCGCCGGCATTTCCCCTATGGCGAGGAGATCGCCGCGGCCGCCCAGTGGCGCGAAGCGCTGGCGCATGTGAAGGCCGATCCGAGCATCCGCGAACTGATCCTGTCGGGCGGCGACCCCCTGTCCCTGGCCACGCACAAGCTCGAGGAGCTCACCCGCGGGCTGGCCGACATGCCGCACGTGATCCGGCTGCGCATCCACACCCGGCTGCCGGTCGTCCTGCCCGAGCGGATCGACGAGGCCTTCACCGAGTGGCTGGCCGCCCTGCCCCTGCAAAAGGTGGTGGTCCTGCATGCCAATCACGCCAACGAGTTCGACGCCTCGGTAGACGCCGCGTGCGCTCGCCTCCGGGCCGCCGGGGCGACCCTGCTCAACCAGTCGGTCCTGCTCAAGGAAGTGAACGACGACGCCGATACCCTCGTTGCGCTGTGCGAACGGTCATTCGCCGCCGGCGTGCTGCCCTACTACCTGCATCAGTTGGACAAGGTGGCCGGAGCCGCGCATTTCGAGGTATCCGACGAGCACGCGCTGGAGCTCATGGAAGTGCTTCGCGGCAGGCTTCCTGGCTACCTCGTCCCAAAACTGGTGCGTGAATTGCAGGGCGACCCATCCAAACGCCCCGTTGCCGAATTCGCGCGCTAG
- a CDS encoding EAL domain-containing response regulator, producing MKHDNVIRILFIEDSVEDAELLINVLRNGGIAVRPARATSLAEIQAALDELVPDLVLMNPGVPGIDAASVTRQLDSSGRDLALIAVVNSLSDDSVADLFASGSRGVALRKRSDQVLAVVQREFEALSTRRQVRRLETSLRETERRCDSLLDSSRDAIAYVHEGMHVRVNQAYLEAFGFAEFDDILGLPILDLIAGTHADDFKGVLRGLSKGEKTPPPLELLARRDDGGTFKALVDFAHATFEGEACLQIVFRQQMVDAALVAQLQRDSVTGLFNRARTLEHIDEAVAAAAAGREGQAMLLLEPDNWKEMVASAGIGNADKLLAAIAAKINESIDEEDVAGVLGDHTLGLILAPRGDLEHAALTERLRTSIAEHIIDAGTRSLNVTITIGGTLIAEKNASTEAVLEQASAALRNAQNQGGNRVELHDPSAREKADAEREQYWLDLVRHALSTDGLRLYHQQIISLQDAAGEFYEILVRMRGPKGDVLPSYFFPVAERNGLLPAIDRWVLGHAIDALAHRENDGLTTTYFVKMTLQSLEDPDLLPWLCRRLETAKLRRSTLVIEMPESKVLTSLRPTQEFVAGWRKAGGGFAIEQFGSGLNSFQMLNHVEADFLKIDRSFMTDLPQHPENQKKIAEICKEGHASGKQTVAEWVEDAVSTSLLFACGVDFVQGNFLQEPAKVLAEEYMPV from the coding sequence ATGAAACACGACAACGTCATCAGGATTCTCTTCATCGAAGACTCGGTGGAAGACGCTGAGCTTTTGATCAACGTACTGCGCAACGGCGGCATCGCCGTGCGCCCCGCCCGGGCGACCAGCCTGGCGGAAATCCAGGCCGCCCTGGACGAACTCGTCCCTGACCTCGTGTTGATGAACCCCGGCGTGCCGGGCATCGACGCCGCGTCGGTGACCCGCCAGCTGGATTCCAGCGGACGCGACCTCGCGCTGATCGCCGTGGTCAACAGCCTCAGCGACGATAGCGTGGCGGACCTGTTCGCCAGCGGATCGCGTGGCGTGGCACTGCGCAAGCGCTCCGACCAGGTCCTGGCCGTGGTCCAGCGCGAGTTCGAAGCCCTCTCCACGCGGCGCCAGGTGCGTCGCCTGGAAACCTCGCTGCGCGAGACCGAGCGTCGCTGCGATTCCCTGCTCGATTCCTCGCGCGACGCGATCGCCTACGTCCACGAAGGCATGCACGTTCGCGTCAACCAGGCCTATCTCGAGGCCTTCGGCTTTGCCGAATTCGACGACATCCTGGGCCTGCCGATCCTCGACCTGATCGCCGGCACCCATGCCGATGACTTCAAGGGCGTGCTGCGCGGCCTGTCCAAGGGCGAGAAGACGCCACCGCCACTGGAACTGCTGGCGCGCCGCGACGACGGCGGCACCTTCAAGGCGCTGGTCGACTTCGCGCATGCCACATTCGAGGGCGAAGCCTGCCTGCAGATCGTGTTCCGCCAGCAGATGGTCGATGCGGCCCTGGTCGCCCAGCTCCAGCGCGATTCGGTCACCGGCCTGTTCAACCGTGCGCGCACGCTCGAACACATCGACGAGGCCGTGGCCGCCGCGGCAGCGGGCCGGGAAGGCCAGGCGATGCTCCTGCTCGAGCCGGACAACTGGAAGGAAATGGTCGCCAGCGCAGGCATCGGCAACGCGGACAAGCTGCTCGCCGCCATCGCTGCGAAGATCAACGAATCCATCGACGAGGAGGATGTCGCCGGCGTGCTGGGCGACCACACACTCGGCCTCATCCTGGCGCCGCGGGGCGACCTCGAGCACGCCGCGCTCACCGAGCGCCTGCGGACCAGCATCGCCGAACACATCATCGATGCCGGCACGCGCTCGCTGAATGTCACGATCACCATTGGCGGCACCCTGATCGCCGAGAAGAACGCCAGCACCGAGGCCGTCCTCGAGCAGGCCAGTGCCGCCCTGCGCAACGCCCAGAACCAGGGCGGCAACCGCGTCGAGCTGCACGACCCCAGCGCCCGGGAGAAAGCGGACGCCGAGCGCGAGCAGTACTGGCTCGACCTCGTTCGCCATGCGCTGTCGACCGATGGCCTGCGCCTGTATCACCAGCAGATCATCAGCCTGCAGGACGCCGCCGGCGAGTTCTACGAGATCCTCGTGCGCATGCGCGGCCCGAAGGGCGATGTGCTGCCCTCGTACTTCTTCCCCGTGGCCGAGCGCAACGGCCTGCTCCCGGCCATCGATCGCTGGGTGCTGGGCCATGCCATCGACGCGCTGGCCCACCGCGAGAACGACGGGCTCACCACGACCTACTTCGTGAAGATGACCCTGCAGTCGCTGGAAGATCCGGACCTGCTGCCCTGGCTGTGCCGTCGCCTCGAAACCGCCAAGCTGCGTCGCAGTACCCTGGTCATCGAGATGCCTGAGTCCAAGGTGCTGACCAGCCTGCGTCCCACGCAGGAGTTCGTGGCCGGCTGGCGCAAGGCGGGTGGCGGATTCGCCATCGAGCAGTTCGGCTCGGGCCTCAACTCGTTCCAGATGCTCAACCACGTCGAAGCGGACTTCCTGAAGATCGACCGCAGCTTCATGACCGACCTGCCGCAGCATCCCGAAAACCAGAAAAAGATTGCCGAGATCTGCAAGGAAGGCCATGCCTCGGGCAAGCAGACCGTGGCCGAGTGGGTCGAGGATGCCGTGAGCACCTCGCTGCTGTTCGCCTGCGGCGTGGACTTCGTCCAGGGCAACTTCCTGCAGGAGCCGGCGAAAGTGCTGGCCGAGGAATACATGCCCGTATAA
- the rplS gene encoding 50S ribosomal protein L19, with amino-acid sequence MNKLLQQFEAEQIIRQLPDFGPGDTVVVNVKVKEGARERVQAFEGIVIAKRSRGLHSAFTVRKISHGTGVERVFQSHSHAIDSVEVKRKGKVRGAKLYYLRGLEGKAARIKEDVAAAAAAKVAKKAAAAAAQ; translated from the coding sequence ATGAACAAACTTCTCCAACAGTTCGAAGCCGAGCAGATCATCCGCCAGCTGCCGGATTTCGGTCCTGGCGACACCGTGGTCGTCAACGTCAAGGTTAAGGAAGGCGCTCGCGAGCGCGTCCAGGCTTTCGAAGGCATCGTCATTGCCAAGCGCAGCCGCGGCCTGCACTCCGCCTTCACCGTGCGCAAGATCTCGCACGGCACCGGTGTCGAGCGCGTGTTCCAGTCCCACAGCCACGCTATCGACTCGGTCGAAGTGAAGCGCAAGGGCAAGGTCCGCGGCGCCAAGCTGTACTACCTCCGTGGTCTGGAAGGTAAGGCTGCCCGCATCAAGGAAGACGTGGCCGCCGCCGCTGCCGCCAAGGTCGCGAAGAAGGCCGCCGCTGCCGCCGCCCAGTAA
- the trmD gene encoding tRNA (guanosine(37)-N1)-methyltransferase TrmD, whose product MRIDVVSLFPDFVRQSAAVGVVGRAQHRELLQVETWNPRDFAPDKHRTVDGRPFGGGPGMVMLIDPLRASLAAIREAAPEPVHVIYLSPQGARLTQGRVEALANMPRIALICGRYEGVDERLLQHEVDEELSIGDYVLSGGELAAAVIIDAVGRLQDGALNDAQSAQQDSFSDGLLDCPHYTRPEHHDAWGGVPEVLLSGDHSAIRRWRRKQSLGRTWLRRPDLLTQRALDEESRVLLDEFRREYARLNGAADSDRRNEN is encoded by the coding sequence ATGCGTATCGATGTGGTCTCGTTGTTTCCCGATTTCGTCCGCCAGTCGGCCGCGGTCGGGGTGGTCGGCAGGGCGCAGCACCGCGAGTTGTTGCAGGTGGAAACCTGGAACCCTCGTGACTTCGCTCCCGACAAGCATCGCACCGTGGACGGCCGCCCCTTTGGCGGTGGGCCGGGCATGGTGATGCTGATCGACCCGTTGCGAGCCTCGCTCGCGGCGATTCGTGAAGCGGCACCGGAACCGGTGCACGTGATTTACCTCAGCCCGCAAGGTGCGCGGCTGACACAGGGTAGGGTCGAGGCGCTGGCGAATATGCCGCGAATTGCCCTGATCTGTGGACGTTACGAGGGCGTGGACGAACGCCTGCTGCAGCACGAGGTCGACGAGGAGCTCTCAATCGGCGATTATGTGCTGTCTGGCGGGGAGCTTGCTGCAGCGGTGATCATCGATGCGGTGGGTCGTCTTCAGGACGGTGCGTTGAACGACGCGCAGTCCGCCCAACAGGACTCCTTCTCGGATGGCCTGCTGGATTGCCCGCATTACACCCGTCCCGAGCATCACGATGCCTGGGGCGGCGTGCCGGAGGTGCTGCTTTCCGGCGATCACTCGGCTATTCGCCGGTGGCGTCGCAAACAGTCGCTAGGTCGTACCTGGCTACGCCGGCCGGATTTGCTAACGCAGCGTGCGCTCGATGAGGAATCGAGGGTATTGCTGGATGAATTCCGCCGTGAATATGCACGGCTAAACGGTGCGGCCGATTCCGACCGCCGTAACGAAAATTGA
- the rimM gene encoding ribosome maturation factor RimM (Essential for efficient processing of 16S rRNA): MSTGLGKRVRLGRIVGLYGVQGQVKLESWTEPRIQIFQYQPWLLTAPGVEKEIGGIRGRAQGKGLVATLPGIEDRDKATALIGCEITVSRDVLPPPAPGEFYWTDLEGLEVVTTEHVVLGRVNHLFATGANDVMVVKDGERERLIPFVQGPYVHSIDFDGQRIVVDWDPEF, encoded by the coding sequence ATGTCGACAGGGCTCGGTAAGCGCGTCCGGCTCGGACGCATTGTCGGGCTCTACGGCGTGCAGGGTCAGGTCAAGCTCGAGAGCTGGACCGAACCCCGTATTCAGATCTTCCAATACCAGCCCTGGCTGCTGACCGCGCCGGGCGTGGAGAAGGAGATCGGCGGGATCCGCGGACGCGCGCAAGGTAAGGGCCTCGTGGCCACCCTTCCGGGCATCGAGGATCGCGACAAGGCGACGGCACTGATCGGCTGCGAAATTACCGTTTCGCGTGACGTGCTGCCGCCACCCGCACCGGGCGAGTTCTACTGGACCGATCTCGAGGGTCTCGAGGTTGTCACCACGGAGCACGTCGTCCTGGGACGGGTGAACCATCTCTTTGCTACCGGCGCCAATGACGTCATGGTGGTGAAGGACGGTGAAAGGGAGCGACTTATCCCGTTCGTCCAGGGCCCCTACGTGCACTCCATCGATTTCGATGGCCAGCGCATCGTGGTGGACTGGGACCCCGAGTTCTAG
- the rpsP gene encoding 30S ribosomal protein S16, with protein sequence MVKIRLSRGGAKGRPFYHVVVTDQRNKRDGRNIERVGYYNPVASGADKRLELDVAKVQAWIAKGAQLTDKVRALVKEAGKLAA encoded by the coding sequence ATGGTTAAGATTCGTCTTTCGCGCGGTGGCGCCAAGGGCCGTCCGTTTTATCACGTCGTCGTGACCGACCAGCGCAACAAGCGCGACGGTCGTAACATCGAGCGCGTGGGCTACTACAACCCGGTCGCTTCGGGCGCTGATAAGCGTCTCGAGCTCGACGTTGCCAAGGTCCAGGCCTGGATCGCGAAGGGTGCACAGCTGACCGATAAGGTCCGTGCCCTCGTGAAGGAAGCCGGCAAGCTGGCTGCTTGA